A genomic region of Rhipicephalus sanguineus isolate Rsan-2018 chromosome 3, BIME_Rsan_1.4, whole genome shotgun sequence contains the following coding sequences:
- the LOC119386465 gene encoding uncharacterized protein LOC119386465: MKFAVAFVVIVAAAVTARTRSKREAYDLPDGAELIVGSIKTTFECPAKNGYFADVDNECLIFHVCNVVTYPDGKTEVQQFSFFCGNQTMFNQLSLTCAFPEDAVPCQNAPDFFYVNDNIGIPDAPFLTDADVEKASALIAGARKSKA; encoded by the exons ATGAAGTTCGCCGTCGCATTCG TTGTCATTGTTGCCGCTGCAGTCACTGCCAGGACCAGG AGCAAGCGGGAGGCCTACGACCTTCCGGACGGTGCCGAGCTCATTGTAGGCAGCATCAAGACGACCTTCGAGTGTCCGGCCAAAAACGGCTACTTCGCCGACGTGGACAACGAGTGCCTCATCTTTCACGTCTGTAACGTTGTCACGTACCCTGACGGGAAAACAGAAGTCCAGCAGTTCAGCTTCTTCTGCGGAAACCAGACTA TGTTCAACCAGCTGAGCCTGACGTGCGCATTCCCGGAGGACGCTGTGCCATGCCAGAACGCACCCGACTTCTTCTATGTGAACGATAACATCGGCATTCCGGACGCTCCATTCCTGACGGATGCGGACGTCGAGAAGGCATCCGCGCTCATCGCTGGCGCCAGGAAGAGCAAGGCCTAA